AATTACAATCGATCTTCAATAAACTGCAGATTCAGGATATGAATCAGATGCAGAAATCTATATATAAAGCTTCTGAAAACAATACGGATATTGTGTTGCTCTCTCCTACCGGATCTGGGAAAACACTGGGTTTCCTGTTTCCTGTTCTTCGAAATCTGAAAAAAGAGGCTTCAGGAATTCAGGCATTGATTTTGGTTCCTGCAAGAGAACTGGCTTTGCAGATCGAGCAGGTTTTCAAATCGATGGGAACCGATTTTAAGGTTTCGGTATGTTATGGAGGTCACGATAAGAAGATTGAGGTCAATAATTTAATTGAAGCACCTGCGATTTTGATTGGAACGCCCGGAAGAGTGGTTTATCATTTAAGAAATAATAATTTCGACCCGAAAACGATTCAGACTTTAGTATTGGATGAGTTTGACAAAGCGTTGGAACTAGGCTTTCACGATGACATGGAATTTATTTCTAATTCAATGAAAGGTCTTTTTCAAAGAATTTTGACTTCGGCAACGGCAATGGAAGAAATTCCGGCTTTTACAGGGTTAAAAAATGAGAAAATGATTGACTTTCTGAAATTAGGTGAATCAAAACCTGATATTCAGTTGAGAAAAGTAATGACCATTTCTGAAGAAAAACTGGATACTTTGTTTCATTTGATCTGTAAAATCGGGAATAAAAGAACCTTGATTTTCTGTAATCACCGTGAAGCGGTAGACCGTATTTCTGAGCTTTTGCGTGAAAAAGGAATCGACCGTGAGACTTTCCACGGCGGAATGGAACAGGACGAAAGAGAACGCGCTTTACTGAAATTCAGAAATGATTCTGCGAGAATTTTAATCACGACTGATTTAGCATCAAGAGGTCTTGATGTTCCGGAAGTTGAATCTATTGTACATTATCAGTTGCCTTACAAAGAAGATGCTTTCATCCATAGAAACGGCCGTACGGCGAGGATGAATGCTAAAGGTTTCGCTTATTTAATTATGACTGCGGAAGAAAACTTTCCGTTTATAAAAAACGATACTACGGAGGAGAGTGTGGAAGGATTCAACAAAGTTCCGGGAAAAACACCTTTCCAGACCATTTATATCAGTGCCGGTAAAAAAGATAAGGTGAATAAAGTGGATATTGTAGGATATCTGCTTAAAAAAGGAGATCTTCAAAAAGAAGAACTTGGCCTGATAGAAGTAAAAGATACCACCTCTTATGTTGCGGTTGCCAGAAACCGGGTGAATGATGTCCTGAAAAGGCTCGCTCATGAAAAACTGAAAGGCAAGAAAGTAAAAATGGAGGTAGCTTATTAGTTTAACCACGAGTTGCACTAATTTTTTCACGGATAACAATGTAAAAATATCAATAGAAACGGGCTTTAGCCCGTTTTTTAATATCAAAAATTAATTGGCTTTAGCCAAAACTTAAATCAAGATAAATATTTGTGTTATTAGTGAAAAAATTAGTACAATTTGTGTTAAAAAAAATTATTTCACACCCTTCACTTTTGTCGGTAAAGTATACACCGATTTTGAAGCTGTGATGAATAAAGTTTCATTATTTTTTCCTCCGAAGGTTACATTGGAAGTCCATTCTTCTTCAATAGGAATGTGATAAATTTTCTTTCCGTCGCGGTTAAAAACATGAACGCCTTTTCCTGTTAAATATAAATTTCCGTGCTTATCCAATGTCATTCCATCTGAACCCATTTCACAGAAAAGTTTCTTCTCAGACAATTTTCCTTCGCCAAGAATCTCGTACACGTAAGTTTTTCCTGCATCAATATCAGAAACGTATAATTTTTTAAACTTTTCACTTCCTACGATTCCATTAGGCTGGGTAAAAGTTTCCAGTTTTGAAATTTGCCCTTCCTTACTTCTGTAATATAAACTTTTATTGGGAATTTCCTGCTTGAAATTAATCCAGTAATCTCTTTCGTATAAAGGATCTGTGAAATACATTCCTCCGAATTCGTCATTCCACACATCATTTGGGCCATTCAGTCTTTTGCCTTCAAAATCCTTCAATAAAACCTGAACTTTTTTATCTTTTGAGATCTTCCAGATTTCTCCGTTATCGTCTGAACAGGTAATTAAATTATCATCTTTATCGAAATGTGTTCCGTTGGCGCGACCCGTTTTATCTAAAAACTGAACAATTTTATTTGTTTTCCAGTCCCAATAATAAATTTTATCATTCGGCTGATCGGTGAAATACACATTCCCTTCTTTATCCGAAGACGGTCCTTCCGTAAAACTAAACTGATCCGAAACTTTTTCCGGTTTTACATCCTCATAAAACATAGTACTGCTATTTACTGATTTACAGTTGAGTAATACTAAAACCAAACCAACATAGCCTGTTTTCAAGATATTTTTCATTACGTACAATTTTAAGGAGCACAATTTACGATATGTAGCAACAGATTCAAAGATTATTTTCTCATTTTGAAACATTAAACTTAAATTTAAAAATGTCCGAATAATACCATTTAAGAAGTAGATAATATTAGTAATAAAATGATTTAATTAAGAGCTTTGCATAGAAAGAAAGCCCAATATCTTTCTTTAATGCAATTTAAAAAATGAGTATTTATTTCAATATAGAAAGTACTCATATTTCTATTTTATTATAAAATTCTAAGACGATGAGTATACCATCCGACAATTTTCCTGCCGCTGACATAGATTATGATGATTTCAGAAATTCGGTAGGAACAATGGATCAAACCGGAAAGAGAAAATGGGTTTTTCCCAGAAAACCAAAAGGAAAATACACCAATTACAGAGATTACACCAGTTATTTCCTATTGCTTTTATTTTTCGGGTTGCCTTTTGTGAAAATCAATCACAATCCTATTTTCCTTTTCAATGTGATTGATCGTCGATTTTTCATTTTCGGGCAGCCGTTTTATCTGCAGGATTTTTTCATTTTGGCCCTTGGTGCCGTGACTTCCGTGATCTTTGTGATGCTTTTTACGGTAGTTTTTGGAAGAATTTTTTGCGGTTGGCTTTGTCCGCAAACTATTTTCATGGAAAATGTATTCAGAAAAATTGAATATTGGATCGAAGGCGACCGAAATAAACAGATGAAGCTGGAGAGACAGGAGTGGAATTCAGAAAAAATCAGAAAGAGAGTCACAAAATGGATGGTTTTTGCTTTCATATCAGTCATCATTACCAATTTCATGTTCATGTATATCGTAGGATATGAAGATGTGTTGAAAATTATTACCGAAGGCCCCCTTGACCATTCTTTAAAATTCCTTGGAATGGTAGGGTTCGCAGTTACTTTCTACTTTGTATTTGCATGGCTCCGTGAGCAGGTGTGTACCTTGATTTGTCCTTACGGAAGACTTCAGGGCGTACTGATTGATAAGCAGACCATTAATGTATATTACGATTTCAAAAGAGGGGAAAACCGTTCAAAATGGAGAAATAACGAAGACCGAAAAGCTGCAGGAAAAGGCGACTGCATCGATTGTCATCAATGTGTAGTAGTTTGCCCAACGGGAATTGACATCAGAAACGGACAACAGCTGGAATGTGTAAACTGTACCGCCTGCATTGATGCCTGTGACGATGTAATGGAAAAAGTAGGCCTTCCAAAAGGATTGATTCGATACGCCACAGAAGCGGAAATTGAAAATCAGGAGAAGTTCAAATTCACTTCGAGAATGAAAGTGACTGCTGTTTTTCTTACTTTCCTGATTGGGTTTTTAGGATTTCTGATGTACGACCGCGGTTCTATGGAGGCAAAATTCATTAAACCTGCCGGATCAACATTTTTTGTAAAAGATGGCAAGATCACCAATACTTTTATCTATACTTTCCTTAATAAAACCAGTGAGAAAAAAATCTTAACCATTAAAATTCTGAGTCCTAAAAATGGGGAAATTAATTTCTTCGGCTCCAGTAAAATTGTTTTAAAGGAAGATCAGATCCTGAAAGGAAACATCAATATTACCTTCCCCGAAGAAGAAATAAAATTATCCAAACAAAATCTGCTGATCGGTGTATTTGACGAAAAAGGAAAAATGGTAACTTCTTTTGAAACGACGTTTGAAGGACCTTTTAAGTTGCTACTGTGATGGGTTGGAGTGTTTGAGAGTTTGAGAGTTTGAGAGTTGGAGGGTTGGAGGGTTTTAGAGTTTAAGAAGATTGAACTAAAAACCATCAACCATCAACCATCAACCATCAACCATCAACCAAAAACTAATAACTAATAACTAATAACTACAAACCATTAAGCCTTGTATTTCTTAATAAATTGCGTGGGAGTCATTCCGGAAGTCTTTCGGAATACTCTCACAAAATAAGAATATTCTTCATATCCCAGCCGGAACGCGATTTCTACCAGACTTTCATCAAGATACATCAACATTCTTTTGGCCTCCAGCACTACCCTTTCTGTGATGACGTCTGTGGCGGTCTTTTGAACAACGGTTTGGGTAATCCTGTTCAAATGTTTTGATGAGATATTCATTAATGAAGCATAAAATGTAATGCTTTTCTCTTTGGTAAAATGCTGCTCTACCAACGTTTCAAAATCCTGATAATGTTTAAAATAAGAAAGACTCGCGGACGAAGCCAGATTATCAAAATCTCTTGAAAACTGTCGGGTAGATTTAATAAAAATCTGAGACATCAATGAGAGCATCAGTCCGTTTTTCATCACGTCCTGACCGTGATATTCTTTTTCAAGTTCTAAAAATAAATTTAGATTTTCGCTTAATTCAGTTTCATTTAGCTGAAGTTTTCTGGGGAAATTGACTGATCCGAAAAAAGGAAAATTTCTGAGCTTCTGATTCACATAATGCAGTTCATAAAAATCCTGAAGACAGAAGAAAAGATAGCCTTCAATATCATGAGATAGATCCCAACTGTGAATTTGCCCCGGTGACATATAAAACAGACTTCCGGGTTCTACCGTATATTTTTGGAAATCGATTTCATGAACTCCGCTTCCTTTTGTAAATAAAATAGTAGCGTAAAAGTCGTGTCGATGGGCTTTTTCGAGATGGCGATGACCAACGATCAAATGATTCTGAACCGTACTGAAATAAAAATCAGAAGTATTTTTTCCCTTCTGAAACAAGTCTATATGAAGTACCGAAATAGAATCCAACGCAGTTATTATTTTATATCAAATGTAATGAAAGAAATTCAGACATAAAAATAGGGATTAGCATTCACTAACCCCTAAATTTTATATTAAGAGCCTGTTTAAAATTTTACCGTTTTATTTATTATCATTAATGAAGTTGATCTTTGCTCAATTTTGATGCTCTTTTGAGCGTATTTTTCACTTCCTATTTTTGATTTAGCCCGCTAAATCTGCAAACACGAAGCAAAAAATCCATCTCAAAATAGCTATAAAAATTTTTGGCAATAAAATTTAAACAGCCTCTAAAAGAAGATTACTTAATGATTAATTTTTGACTGTAATTTCCTTTTGCTGAATTGACATTGATGATGTAAACTCCTTTCGGAACATTTAAATTAAATTCCTGCGTGGTATCACTTTCACTTTGGTATGATGAAGAATGAATCAATCTGCCGCTTGCATCGAATAATGTCACCTTATGTTCACCCGGTAAATTTCTGGATTTGATAAAGAAGTTCCCGTTACTTGGGTTTGGATAAATTTTAATATCATCCCCTAGATTTGACGCCAGATCCTTCACTCCCAACACCTGAGTATTTCTTGTACAAACCTCCAATGACCATGAATTGATGGTTCCTGTATCATTAGGGTAATTATCAGAGGCAAAAAGCTTCCATGTACCCTGCGCAGGATGTCCTTTGAACAGCTCTAAAGGTTCGTAAGATTTTGTTTCTCCCTGAACCGGAGATGTACACGCCACCGCATTTCCTGTATCACTAAAGGCTGCTGTAATCCCGGAAAATGCACTGGTACCACAGCTTCTGTTCCAGATTAAGGCAGAAGAACCATTCGGGCTTTCGATACCGACTGCCAAATCGCTCACATAAGTATGGGCAATATTCGGAGTTACTTTAATTTTGGTTACAATTCCAGAATTATTGACAAGAAGCGGAGCCTCCACTCTCGGAGAAGAAATTCCTGAACCACCAGGTCCATCGGTAATCGCTACAGGAGTTCCTGTGTAGTTATAAGTATTACAAGTTTCTCCGGATGATGTATATCCAATGACAAAACTCGGACTTACTGCATAGTAAATATTACCAACGGCTTCTACCAAAATATAAGCGTTTGCCGAATTGGAATTCGCAGGAATAGTCACTGTTTCTGTTCCGTCGTTAGCGGTATTGGCTGCTAAAGTGGTAAAGGTATTTCCACCATCCGTAGAAAGCTTAATATTAACATTGGCCGTACTGACGGGTGCCTGTGTCGTGTTTGCCACATTCCAGGTAACTGTCAAAGAAGAACCGGAAGCTGACGACTGCCCAAAAGCAGGTGCTGTTACCTGAAAAGGTCCGTTTGCTGCATCAACGGTAACAATGGTTGAAGCCTGCCCCACCTGTGGAGCCACAGGATCATTATTTCTAACCGACATATTGAAATTAAGATTTCTTGCCACGCTTGAAACAGATTCCCATCTTGTCGTTAAAACACCTGCCAGTACTTTTCTGAAATCAGGAAAATATCTTGCAGGAGTAGTTACAGGCGGCATAGATCTGAAATTCGGACCCGATGCCTTCGTTAAAAACGCGTATGAATTGGCTCCTATCTGGGCAGAATTTGCCAAGTCTGTTTCCTCAACTGCATACGTGTAAGCAGAAGAGTTGGCGTCTGTGGTAGTTCCTCTGATCACGAATGCCGTAGAATGAGGAATCGTATAACTCGCCCCCACAGAAATACTCGGCGCCGGATTGGCAAATGGCGTATTGACACCACATGTGATGCTGTTAATTTTATTTTTAATCTGATTGATACTGTTGATATGGTAATAATCATTAGAATTAAACTGAACATCTAAATTACCACCAACAATACCCGTATATGCCATAATCGTACTTCCACTACCCGGCTCCACCGTTTGATCCGCCTGAGTTGTACTATATGTATACGTATGCCCTGCTCCAAGCTGATGTCCCATTTCGTGAGCCACATAATCGATGTCAAACTTACTTCCTTCAGGGAAATTATGTGCCGTCCAGCCTCTTGCTTTTTGATTCGTGGTACAAATAACCCCTACTCCCGCTGCGCCATTTGCATTTTCTTTATCCAGTAAATGCCCCATATCATAGTCTTCATTCGCAACAAGTGATGCAATACCATTTTGTGCGGCTGTCGGACTTCCGGAAGCATATGGATCATTTGAAGCATCATAGAAAATGATTGATTCAATATTGGTAATTAAATTGAAATGGAGAGACAGGTCTTTTTCAAACACACCATTCAGGCGGGTTAAACTCGTATTTAGTGCTGCTAAAACAGCCGCTTTTTTCTGTGCATCTGTTGCTGTTGAAGGGATATTCGCCGCTTCCAGCTGATAAGTACCATATTCACCAGTACATGACAATGCTAATCTGAAAACATTATAACCTGCCGCTTTTTTGCTCGTATTTTTTTCTACATTTTTAACTGCTTCGTCGATTGTAGAACATACAAAAGGCTCATCGCTATGACCATTTTTAGCTTTAGAATCAAAAACAGCATACACGCTTCTATCCTGAGTATAAGGTTCAATATACTCCGAAATTCCGGAACGGGTAATCATCGAAGAAAACCCAATGGGAGATATACTGAATCTTAAATATGCCTCAGGATGATCAATTCCAGAGCCTACATACGATCTGATGTCGGGATATTTGGCCTGAAGTTCAGGTGACATATTGGAAAATTCCCAAACCTGAAATTTTTCGATATTCCCTTCAGCATTGGGCAATGAAATAGTGATTCCTTTTCCATTAGCCAAACGGGAAGACGCATTTTTCAGCTGCTGCGCCAACTGATGAGTATCCAAAGAATACAATCCTGAAAATTCCAGTTTTTCCTGAGATGGTTTTACTTTCTGAGATCTAAGCTCTGTCCGCGACCACTGAGAATGTCCTAAAAAAGGACATGCCAATGCAAGAATAAATAAGTAATGCTTCATATTATATAGTTTTGATATGTGATTTCCTGTGAATACACGTCTTCATTTTCCCGCTGCTAAGCTTTACCAAAATAATAAAGATTTATGATATTTTAATAATTTATTCAAATTAAATCTATCTAAAATTGAATAAAATCAAATCTACTTTATTGAATTTCGCCTCACAAATAGAAGAATAATAAGCACTGAACCTTTATATTCAGGGAATAAATCATTATAATCGCAGATGTATAGTTGCCTTAAAACTTAAAAAAGTTTTATCTTTGAACTTTAGGATTTTAAAAATGAAGATAAATTTACCTGATAAATTATATTATTCTATAGGAGAAGTTGCCAAAGCATTCAATGTAAACACTTCATTAATAAGATATTGGGAACAAGAATTCCCGATCATTAAGCCTAAAAAAAATAAAAAAGGCAACCGGTATTTTACTCCCGAAGACATTAAGAATCTTCAAATAATTTATCATTTGGTAAAAGAAAAGGGCTATACACTGGATGGAGCCCGTATCGCATTGACTACCAACAGTAAAATATCTGAAACCATCACATTAATTGATCGCCTGGAATTTGTAAAAGCGGAATTGCT
The sequence above is a segment of the Chryseobacterium sp. MYb264 genome. Coding sequences within it:
- a CDS encoding AraC family transcriptional regulator, whose translation is MDSISVLHIDLFQKGKNTSDFYFSTVQNHLIVGHRHLEKAHRHDFYATILFTKGSGVHEIDFQKYTVEPGSLFYMSPGQIHSWDLSHDIEGYLFFCLQDFYELHYVNQKLRNFPFFGSVNFPRKLQLNETELSENLNLFLELEKEYHGQDVMKNGLMLSLMSQIFIKSTRQFSRDFDNLASSASLSYFKHYQDFETLVEQHFTKEKSITFYASLMNISSKHLNRITQTVVQKTATDVITERVVLEAKRMLMYLDESLVEIAFRLGYEEYSYFVRVFRKTSGMTPTQFIKKYKA
- a CDS encoding reprolysin-like metallopeptidase, yielding MKHYLFILALACPFLGHSQWSRTELRSQKVKPSQEKLEFSGLYSLDTHQLAQQLKNASSRLANGKGITISLPNAEGNIEKFQVWEFSNMSPELQAKYPDIRSYVGSGIDHPEAYLRFSISPIGFSSMITRSGISEYIEPYTQDRSVYAVFDSKAKNGHSDEPFVCSTIDEAVKNVEKNTSKKAAGYNVFRLALSCTGEYGTYQLEAANIPSTATDAQKKAAVLAALNTSLTRLNGVFEKDLSLHFNLITNIESIIFYDASNDPYASGSPTAAQNGIASLVANEDYDMGHLLDKENANGAAGVGVICTTNQKARGWTAHNFPEGSKFDIDYVAHEMGHQLGAGHTYTYSTTQADQTVEPGSGSTIMAYTGIVGGNLDVQFNSNDYYHINSINQIKNKINSITCGVNTPFANPAPSISVGASYTIPHSTAFVIRGTTTDANSSAYTYAVEETDLANSAQIGANSYAFLTKASGPNFRSMPPVTTPARYFPDFRKVLAGVLTTRWESVSSVARNLNFNMSVRNNDPVAPQVGQASTIVTVDAANGPFQVTAPAFGQSSASGSSLTVTWNVANTTQAPVSTANVNIKLSTDGGNTFTTLAANTANDGTETVTIPANSNSANAYILVEAVGNIYYAVSPSFVIGYTSSGETCNTYNYTGTPVAITDGPGGSGISSPRVEAPLLVNNSGIVTKIKVTPNIAHTYVSDLAVGIESPNGSSALIWNRSCGTSAFSGITAAFSDTGNAVACTSPVQGETKSYEPLELFKGHPAQGTWKLFASDNYPNDTGTINSWSLEVCTRNTQVLGVKDLASNLGDDIKIYPNPSNGNFFIKSRNLPGEHKVTLFDASGRLIHSSSYQSESDTTQEFNLNVPKGVYIINVNSAKGNYSQKLIIK
- a CDS encoding SMP-30/gluconolactonase/LRE family protein; protein product: MKNILKTGYVGLVLVLLNCKSVNSSTMFYEDVKPEKVSDQFSFTEGPSSDKEGNVYFTDQPNDKIYYWDWKTNKIVQFLDKTGRANGTHFDKDDNLITCSDDNGEIWKISKDKKVQVLLKDFEGKRLNGPNDVWNDEFGGMYFTDPLYERDYWINFKQEIPNKSLYYRSKEGQISKLETFTQPNGIVGSEKFKKLYVSDIDAGKTYVYEILGEGKLSEKKLFCEMGSDGMTLDKHGNLYLTGKGVHVFNRDGKKIYHIPIEEEWTSNVTFGGKNNETLFITASKSVYTLPTKVKGVK
- a CDS encoding MerR family transcriptional regulator; the protein is MKINLPDKLYYSIGEVAKAFNVNTSLIRYWEQEFPIIKPKKNKKGNRYFTPEDIKNLQIIYHLVKEKGYTLDGARIALTTNSKISETITLIDRLEFVKAELLKLKDSLTDTE
- the ccoG gene encoding cytochrome c oxidase accessory protein CcoG — its product is MSIPSDNFPAADIDYDDFRNSVGTMDQTGKRKWVFPRKPKGKYTNYRDYTSYFLLLLFFGLPFVKINHNPIFLFNVIDRRFFIFGQPFYLQDFFILALGAVTSVIFVMLFTVVFGRIFCGWLCPQTIFMENVFRKIEYWIEGDRNKQMKLERQEWNSEKIRKRVTKWMVFAFISVIITNFMFMYIVGYEDVLKIITEGPLDHSLKFLGMVGFAVTFYFVFAWLREQVCTLICPYGRLQGVLIDKQTINVYYDFKRGENRSKWRNNEDRKAAGKGDCIDCHQCVVVCPTGIDIRNGQQLECVNCTACIDACDDVMEKVGLPKGLIRYATEAEIENQEKFKFTSRMKVTAVFLTFLIGFLGFLMYDRGSMEAKFIKPAGSTFFVKDGKITNTFIYTFLNKTSEKKILTIKILSPKNGEINFFGSSKIVLKEDQILKGNINITFPEEEIKLSKQNLLIGVFDEKGKMVTSFETTFEGPFKLLL
- a CDS encoding DEAD/DEAH box helicase; the protein is MELQSIFNKLQIQDMNQMQKSIYKASENNTDIVLLSPTGSGKTLGFLFPVLRNLKKEASGIQALILVPARELALQIEQVFKSMGTDFKVSVCYGGHDKKIEVNNLIEAPAILIGTPGRVVYHLRNNNFDPKTIQTLVLDEFDKALELGFHDDMEFISNSMKGLFQRILTSATAMEEIPAFTGLKNEKMIDFLKLGESKPDIQLRKVMTISEEKLDTLFHLICKIGNKRTLIFCNHREAVDRISELLREKGIDRETFHGGMEQDERERALLKFRNDSARILITTDLASRGLDVPEVESIVHYQLPYKEDAFIHRNGRTARMNAKGFAYLIMTAEENFPFIKNDTTEESVEGFNKVPGKTPFQTIYISAGKKDKVNKVDIVGYLLKKGDLQKEELGLIEVKDTTSYVAVARNRVNDVLKRLAHEKLKGKKVKMEVAY